tgacagcgtggcgatccctcagtactgacccttagacAGCGCGGCGATccctaatgtcatgtgagagtacctttaagaaatgggtgtttaagaaatgtacctttaagaaatgggtgtttatcagtgacgtcagagtgtgggtggagctgggctgtctgtcagcgttttactttcgttttaggctgtttgctgcagggtgtgttttcgtttagttttcagtgttggagctgaaaccagacagagcaggtgtactgttgatctctctgccatgaaaagactatctcttgatcatttggtgaattcagaattataaatgttctcagtagtgtagccatgtaaaatggctgactcacgattagaatggccaaaccccgatttaaaatggcgaacggaagaggctgatgggaaaatcagccaacaggactcaaacagacagctgcaggtaaaacagtgtattcgcctctggagaagccagaccaaaccgatacctgcagccatcaacatcacaacaccccagccatctgcattttaatcagccatccccgggaacaattgctacaaattagcaactcaaagccgacccagactttttggtgccagcaggagctgacacaaagaaaggtaaatgaccacccctcgatcaaggaatcgctccagtactggagattatcgaaccaagtgattgggaccaagtccaatcacttggaaccaggtacaaggtccacacccttcgagacccttgctacAAGAAGACCGtacgttttactccaacgatcgctaccagatagacactcctgactatcgacctgtaccagcttttgaatcccgcaggctcagaacccattcgaaaggccattcgtttccctgacctggtgggccatttccaaagttaagtattggcctgttagtggtaggtagtagtttagaagtagaattattgtataagtagtaattgctgtatataataaatgagcgttgatttaactcttactaagcggtgtgttgcattattaatcattacttggacttgaaccacgtggcggtatcagaaagatacctggcgactcatgagcaaaggtgacagaattagagcaaataaactaaggctaaaacgagcaacagtagtgaatgtaaacctaatgtgcttctgttaaaaggtgtttcttttgtcttctgggtgttgtttggaaagttattaaggattacttcgtgttgtattctttgggggttgtatttgaattaatggttgctacgattgtcactgtgtgttttaaaaaggttaacttgagttcatagaataaacatagttttgctttaaacaatacttttcaatttctgctgtaccacacctgtagagtgggccgtgtgttccccataccacaatctattaaaagttgtaggtcaggtgaattccatgatacactttggggttctctaaaccctggcccataacaaattgcgggctcgtccgggataaaagtctagctattggattggcttagtgaacttaaagacagtgaggggtgagcatattgtggttgcttttcaggtgtggtattctagtttaagtggggtgtgtgttgtggacaatggctctttcagaggctctgaagtttttgggggtggagacggtcacacgcagtaccttatggacagagacgaaaagcaagactgttagattttgcaaaaacattgcagttaacattacctgacaaaatgcgaaaagatgaggcaattatggcggtggctaagcatttaaagttgcctaagatacagtttgactcattggaaatggcaaaaattcagttataaATTAAACTAATGGAATATGagtaagaattaaagcagcttgaatgagacgaaaaagaaagagagaggataaagaaagagagagagaggaaaaagagaaagaaaggagaaaagaacagccccagcagaacaaaaagaaagagaaaaggagatacagatcagggaacaagataaagagggagagtttgatcttcagaaaatggccatgaaacatgacagtcagttaaaattggcagacgtaaagggaaacgtacagttggatgatagtgatgaggatagtgagaaagagcgtcatagtcgaaggcttggtgtggatctatttaaatatgtccaagtattgccaaggtttgatgagcaggaggtagaagcctttttcatttaatttgagaaggtggttaaacaaatgaaatggccacaggacatgtggggattactgattcaaacaaagctgataggtaggtctAGTGAAGAGTTCGCATCACTAACGGAGGaggtaaaaaaatccatcttaggtgcatatgaactagtgcctgaagcttacaaaggtttagaaatttaaagaaagaattttgtcaaacatacatggagtttgagaggatcagagtaattttgataggtggataagggctttgaaaatagaccaaatgtatgaagctctcagagaaattatacttttggaggagtttaaaaatttaattcctgatgcagtgagaactcatgtggaagagcagagggttaaaactgcgaggttagtagcagaaatggcagatgattatgaattagctcataaatcaaagctttgtttccgacatcagtttcagccggtgaggaatagaaactggggacatgggaatactcaagtggtaaaggtaagagtgatctgatgggagataataaggagagtatacctcagactaaaaaagaaatccaggagggtggaagagacatgaaaagtttcaaatgttttcactgtaataaactaggccatgtcaaatcacagtgttggtggttgaagaaaagcactgagaaggctgatgtggtaaaacaggataagacagtggggtttgttaaggtggtaaaggaaagcccaagtgaagcgaaggaggtgcaaacgattgtacagcctgatcaagaggtgattgataaaaaggtgtcggatctctttaaagaatttacttgtgtgggtaaagtttactcgtgtatcaggaggagcaggtaaagaagtcacaattttaagagatacaggggctagtcaatctttaatggtaagagatgaggagttatgtagtttgggaagaatgttgccagaaaagatggtaatatgtggaattcaggttgagaggagtattgttcaattatataaggtcaggttggaaagtccagtgaagagtggtgaagtggtagtaggagtaatagacaaACTAACTTGTccaagtttatcttgggtaatgatgtagctggatcgcaggtgggagtgatgcctacggttattgataagccagtggaaaatcagacaactgaagtgttgaaggacaaatattctgggatttttctggattgtgtcgtaataaggtcgcaaagtcacaggttaagacaagaggagaaatcaaagaatgaagatgaagttgaagtgcaattatcagaaacgatttttgatcagttggttgaaaaagaacaagaacaggtggaggacgaggcggatatttttagttcaggaaaattggcggatttacaacagaaagatatagaaataaaacgggtgtatcagaaagcatatacggaagaggaatctgagtggagaccagagtgttattaccgtataaatgatgtcttgatgagaaaatggaaacctttacatatgcaggcaaatgaaaagtgggcagaagttcatcaagtgatattgccggtagggtatagaaagaaggtgttgcgagttgcacatgaggtaccagtgggaggtcatttgggaataaggaaaactcaagctaaaatacaaaaacatttttattggcctggactacataaagatgtagttaaattatgtcaatcatgtcacacatgtcaagtgatagggaaacctcagcagtgataaaaccagcgcccttaatacccattccagcatttgaggaaccttttacaagggtcctatatgattgcgtaggaccgcttcctaaaacaaagtgggaatcaatatcttttgacgataatggatgtgtctactaggtttccagaggccattccagtacgtaatattacagctaaaaagattgtggaggaattacttaaattctttactagatatggactacccacagaaatacaatcggatcaaggatcaaattttacctcaaggttattcaaagaagttatggatagcttaggaataaaacaatttaaatcaactgcgtataatccagaatcgcagggagcgttagaaaggtgagatcagacattaaagacaatgttgagggcttattgtcacgattatccagaggattgggataaaggaatcccatttgtactgttttcaattagggatgcacctaatgagtcaaccaaatttcgtccttttgaactaatttttggtcatgaggtaagaggaccacttaaaattgattaaggaaaatttggcgagtgagaaatcagaaattacattattggattacgtgtcaaattttagggaatgattaaatagagcaggtgaattggcgagacaacatttaaaagttgcacaaaatgtgatgaaacgggtagtggacaagaaatccaaagttcgtagttttgccagtggagataaagttttagtgttgttaccactggtaggtgaacctttaaacactaggttttgtggaccttatcggattgaaaggaaattaagtgaggtgaattatatggtaaaaacaccagatagaaggaagactcaccgagtgtgtcatgtgagtatgcttaaaaggtactttgaaaggaaaggagataaaaaggaggttttaatgattctaactcaaagtgacgaaccaagtccagatgactgtgaatttgacatacctcaaattaaattggaaaatgaggatgttcttaaaaattgggataaattgttgagttaccttccagaggcaaAATGGGCTGACCTGAAAGTtaatgatatcacatgggcaagtttgtggagataaattggcaagtactaaaatggctatacatgatgtggatgtgggaaaggctgttccgatcaaacaacatccatacagacttaaccctttaaaattggcacaggttaacaaagagattgagtgtatgcttaaaaatggcataattgaagtgggttgcagccaatggagctcacccatagtgatggtacctaaacgagactgtacccaacggttgtgtatggactatagaaaggttaatgcagttacaagaacggagtcttatcctatcccacgtttggaggattgcattgagaaagtgggacaatcagcttatatttccaaattggatttacttaaaggttactggcaggtacctttatccgaaaaggcgaaggagatttcagttttgtgactccagatggtatatcccaattcaaagttatgccatttggcatgaaaaacgcaccagccacatttcaacggttaactaacaaagttgtttcaggattacccaattgtgcggtatacatcgatgatctggtaattttcagccagacatggacagaacattggaAAGATCTGATGGgatttattcgattgacttcagggggcgggtttggtgatgaacctagccaaaagtgaatttggaaaagcccaagtcactttccttggtcatacaattggacagggtcgaatggtcacacgggatgtgaaaccaacacttattgaggagtttccgataccctcaagatgaagggaaataatgcgatttcttggcatgagtggatttgatcgaacatttgtgcaaaaggtttgtagcatgattgctccactgatgacgtgctgaagaaacgtcaaaaatttcagtggacagcggactttcaacaggcattcgacggcctgaaagctgtgataaccaatgctcatgtgttggataattacaagggactctgatcagattgaactaaagtatctgactttaaagagaaatgctgaggcgtagagaaatggacggatcgtgcaaggaccttcttgttcaaagagactgtcaatcgagaaggatttcagttggaggaagaagaacaaaaatggactatagtattatacctgtttgcgtgtgttgttttttgaaacgcaaaagtatatttcctgtgtgcatttcttaaaggatggtgaaaaggtggaaaatgaaaccatgttgaagttgatggtttatttttttgttcttggggggggggggggaggtgtcatgtgagagtgcctttaagaaatgggtgtttaagaaatgtaccttttagaaatgggtatTTCAAAAATGTAACTTTATCAGTgatttcagagtgtgggtggagctgagctgtctgtcagcttcttacattcgttttaggcggtttgctgcagggtgtgttttagttttgttttcagtgttggagctgaagccaggcagagcagctgtactgttgatctctctgccatgaaaagaccatctcttgatcatttagtgaattcagaattctaaatgttctcagtagtgaatgtaaacctaatgtgactctgttaaaaggtgtttcttttgtcttctggattttgcttgagaagttattaaggattacttagtgttgtattctttaggtgttgtatttgaattgattgttgctaagatgttcactgtgtgttttaaaaaggttaacttgagttcatagaataaacatagttttgctttaaacaatacttttccatttctgctgtaccacacctgtagagtgggccgtgtgttccccataccacaatctattaaaagttgtaggtcaggtgaattccatgatacactttggggctctctaaacccataacactttggggttctctaaacccataacactcagtactgaccctccgacagcacggctctccctcagtagtgactctcCCGACAgcacggcgatccctcagtactgacactcagacagtgcggcgctctctgggtacagaccctccgacagtgcggccctctctGGGTATAGACCGTCCGACCTGGGTACAGACCCTCCGATAGCGCGGCGCTCTCTGGGTACAGACCCTCCGTTagcgcggtgctccctcggtacggACTCTGCGACAGCACGGCGCTCCTTGGGTACGGACCCTCCAACAGCGCGCCGTCCCCTGGGAACGGACCCTCCAGCAGCGCAGCTCTCCCTCGGCACCgagcctccgacagcgcggcgctccctcggtacggcccctccaacagcgcggcactccctcggtacgcacCTTCCGACAGCGCAGCTCTCTGtcggcactgagcctctgacagcgcCGTGTTCCCTCAGTAccgagcctccgacagtgcggctcttccttggcactgaccctctgacagcgcggctctCCTTCGGCacggagcctctgacagtgcagcaatccctcagtgccgtgcctccaacagcacagcgctccatcagtactgactgtggtcccaacagtgcggctctccctcagtaatgagcctctgacagtgcagcacactctcagcactgaccctctgacagtgcaacttgaATTAAAGAGTTTGGGTCTCGGGTTGTCACTTGAGGGGCAGTACCAAACACAGTGAGGTGCAGTGGGCACTTCATTCGGAGGATTGAAAGCACAGGGGCCTGCTCCGTAAGGAGGACACAAGCCAGGGACAGGACAATACAGGGTGAACAAAgtggggagggtggtgtgtgtgtgttggcgggggggaagagaagagagagagagaggaggcggtGGGCACATGTGTTTCTCTCCCCAATCCCAATACACTCCAAAGAGGGGCACCACCTAGTGAAGTCTGCAGGAATTGGAAAAGGACGTACCGGAGCTGCTGTTTGACCCAATCTCTCTGCTGTCTCAGCACCTGAAGCAACAAGTCCTCTTCAAACTCAACACCATCCGATTCTGCAAAAGACAAACAAAACAGATATTCAGATACTGGAGGGCCCAGCCTGGCTATACTCAGCCAGCAAGCCGTGTGTGGGATGAAGCCCTGTATTTCAGCACCCTCTTCAGCATGACGACAAAAGATAATGGAGAATACCGGCTTAGCAATCTCACTCGCCAGGTCTTTGAGCTGAACTGTGGTACCTAGGCAACATGGAGCTGTTCATCTGCAGCCCAGTCTGACCGTGACAAGACTCGAGTGTGAAATGTGATTGGCAGTTCTGTACGCAGCCTGAGCTGACTGCACACAACTGACCGATCAACAGAGAAAGAACATCACTCCAAGATTCTACAGGAGGACAAGAGTGGAAAAAGGGCACGTGGAGGTTTCAACGGAAGTACAGTTTTGGAGCTTTAATTGTcctggaatgtttgatggagacagtgtagaaggagctttactctgtatctaaccctgtgctttacctgtcctgggtgtgtttgatggggacagtgagagggaactTTAATCTattcaaccccatgctgtaccagtcctgggagtttttgatggggacagtgtagagggagctttactctgtatctaaccccgtgctgtacctgtcctgggagtgtttggtggggacagcgtagagggagctttactctgtatccaaccccgtgctgtacctgtcctgggagcgtttgatggggacagtgtagagggagctttactctgtatctaaccccgtgctgtacctgtcctgggagtgtttgatggggacagtgtagagggagctttactctgtatccaaccccgtgctgtacctgtcctgggagcgtttgatggggacagtgtagagggagctttactctgtatctaaccccgtgctgtaccgctcCTGGAGCGAGATAGATGACACCTCAATATTTTAGAATAGAGATTCCGAATGACTACCCAGTATTGTTACCTTCAGCTTCCTCGAGCAGTTGTGCTACAGCCTGAGGGGCCTGGCGGATACCAGGAATGGGGGGAGGTGGCACATGTTCCCCCCTAGCTTGGCAGGATGACTTCGGCTTTTTGCTGGCCAGTTGATTTGAAGGAGGAGAGAACATCCTCTCAGAGACAACCTGGGATAGAATGACAGACAGATCTGTTAGAATGATGTATAATCATGACCAGCGACAATGGGCAAATAAATCATCCTGAGGCCAGCTGACAGAAGCATCCAACCGAGTCGCATTATGAGCACTGAGGGAATCCTGATGGGGAGgtaaagcgaaaatgggaggaagagttgggcaaggaattagaggcgggattgtgggaggatgccttgagtagggttaacgtgtcctcgtcatgtgccaggctcagcctgatacaattcaaggtggtccacgggacgcatatgacggtggcccgtatgagcaggttctttgatggggtggaggataggtgtgggcagtgtgcgggaggGCTtgagaatcatgtccacatgttttggacatgtccgaagtttaggggattctggcaaggatttgccgatgtcatgtccacggttactaaagacaagggtggcgtcgagtccagaggtggcgagatgctgacgttttggcctttgcctccctggtagcccagagattaatcttattggcgtggagggactcggagcccccaaaatcgggggtatgggttaatgacatggctgggtttctcaggcttgagaagatcaagttcgccctgagaggattgacgttagggttcacccggaggtggcagccgtttatcgacttcggagaaaattaagctgtcagtagATACAAAAAGAAAAGGGCAGAGGGAGGTAGGATGGTTGAGGCGGGattagtaaggggggggggggggactggggaactgtgtatgtaagccatgttggctgcgtGTGGTtgttggtttggggagggggggggtattaTTTACTTTGTTGTGTTTTCTcttgaaattgttgttaaaaatttacaaatgccttaataaaatgttttgggttttttttaGAGAAggggtaaactccacacagacagtgaccaggggtcgggatcgaacctgaggcagagctaactaaccactgtgccaccgtgccgcccctatttgTGGCATCttgatttcctacattacaacagtgaccaccaggcagcacagtggcaccctGGGTACTCTCTAcgtttataaaagaaaaaaatcaAAGACAGCACCTGTCCCAACACATGATGCACATTCGACTGTGCACACGATCCCGGCCCGCCTTTTCTTGCTGCGTGCACGATCCCTGCATGCGGACTGTCAGGGGAAGGGCTCCAGGCTTCGTCGCTGGATGATTCCTGCCCCAAGTCTGACCGGTATCTCCTGGGGGCAAGGTGCCCTAGACTAGGGAGCGAGCGAGTGTCCTGCTGCGGCTCGCTGTTGCCTGGCTTCTGGAACTGTGGAAGTGTTGAAGGTGTCGTGCTGCAGATCTTGCTCCCATGGTTCTGCCCACGTTTGTCGCAGCTGCGCTGGTATTTGCGCCCCCTCCGCTCGGTGGCGTTGCTCGGACATCTCTCGGGACAAGCCACCCGGCCTAACAGTTTTCCCACGGCCGCCCCTGCTGaatgctgccctccctcagttAAGCTCTGGCTGGAGAGACTCTCCGCTGGCCTCTGCCCCTTGTCCGCAGGCCCTCTTtctactccacccccctcaccctgacctGTGTCCATGACGTCCGGGTCAGAGTGTTGACCATCTCCAGCTGGCTGGAGACATACTGGGCCATGTACAGGCAGGGGCTCTGCAAACACTGGCTCCCTCGTACTCAGGTTCAATGCGGGCTTGTTGACAACAGCTCCAATGACAGGCCTAGTCTTCACACAGTGTGTGGGGGCCCCAGAAGGATTCTCGTCCCCTTTCCAATAGCTCTGAGGGGAGGGTACTTTCACCATCATCCTGTCCTCATGTGCATCCTCATTACACCCAGCAATCTGTAAACAGAATAAATGTGTTATTAAATCACCGGTTctgcctcagctggagtactgtgtccaattgTAGGCACCTCACATTTTGGGAAGGATGTCAGCACCTTGGAGAGGATGCAGGGGAGATTTACTGGAACATTCCCAGGGAGGAGGGGATTTCAGTTCATGCAGAGAAGGTTATTGGGCAGATTGAAATCTGACGTCCAaaatcatatggggggggggggatttggataGAGTTGATAAGGAGAAAGTGTTTCTCAGCGTCAGGAGGCTCG
The window above is part of the Scyliorhinus torazame isolate Kashiwa2021f chromosome 12, sScyTor2.1, whole genome shotgun sequence genome. Proteins encoded here:
- the proser3 gene encoding proline and serine-rich protein 3 codes for the protein MASSLEESWPSTESSTTVTPEEVEGGQSRAVSTGRLLASREALRTDADWSESPKDIPMESSIIAKYIQRFRHGQPLSREDRERAAAEHCRENTEFWWLINSPPSNSTPTQDTNQFNQEIRPFSTEGGVFGDHSPLQLSRFGSLPGKISLPSLPDSSVALLKSVLHSGGEASQLEPLDQETVHLQEKANRLLERSVSSSSSAIAVSSDGVGSPSVSDTIERVSLRPTCSPLCEPTAGRPHVSGISLQRGDITVKQIPTVPNSLYPVRVPLLSALPEDDILYQWRLQRKMEAARESQWPLLPKRNSHSPPVRLDRPIAGCNEDAHEDRMMVKVPSPQSYWKGDENPSGAPTHCVKTRPVIGAVVNKPALNLSTREPVFAEPLPVHGPVCLQPAGDGQHSDPDVMDTGQGEGGGVERGPADKGQRPAESLSSQSLTEGGQHSAGAAVGKLLGRVACPERCPSNATERRGRKYQRSCDKRGQNHGSKICSTTPSTLPQFQKPGNSEPQQDTRSLPSLGHLAPRRYRSDLGQESSSDEAWSPSPDSPHAGIVHAARKGGPGSCAQSNVHHVLGQVVSERMFSPPSNQLASKKPKSSCQARGEHVPPPPIPGIRQAPQAVAQLLEEAEESDGVEFEEDLLLQVLRQQRDWVKQQLREADTRLMMLKDHNGGSQTDQ